GTGCTTCTTGTTTTACTCAGCCTTGAGCACCTCTGCAGCCGACATGCGTGCGCGGACGAAGGAGAGGAAGGAGGCGTGAATCACACAGTGGGAGGCAACCTTACGGGCACGCATTCGTACCGTTCGCCATCTCTGCTTTCCATAGGCGATTCACTTGTCACCGTGTCCGAAACATGGGATCCGTCGGACACGGAGCAGTACGTTGACGTGATTACCGAGTATAGCGCCCATTACGGGGCCCCGGCAGTAACACAGGTGGCGGTGCGTAACGATACGTTGGATTTTCATGCTGTGTATAAGCATAAGGAGGACCGTGAAAGTACGATGCACCCCACCGCTGTTGCGATAGACGGAATGATATTTGTCCTTATATTTTGCAAAAATATAGGTGCCAGTGGCAACCAAACGGGAGACGCAGTGATCATGCCGCATGTAGCCAAGGGTGTGGTGTTACCAGGCGGCGCGACGGGCAACGTGTGGGTAAACTGGACGCAGCTGATGCCCATCAGATCACTGCTTCCCAAAGTTATCGAGGGGAAGAGAGTTAGTATGTTTTTTGGTGGCGGTGGGAATACTATTGTGATGACGAAGGGGACGCTTGTCATGCCTGTGCAAATGGTAAGAACGGACGATCAACGGTTCGCCACGATTATATACTCCTCAAACAACGGCACCAGCTGGACCGTTGCAAAAGGTTTCACGGATTCAGGGTGTAGGGAGTCCTCAGTTCTTATCTGGAAGCGTAAAATGCTTCTTGTTGCGCGGTCCGACGATGGTTATACTAAAGTGTTTGAATCGGACTACATGGGCGACGTATGGACGGAGTCCCTCGGGACAATATCTCGAGTATTAGGAAATTCACCCGATCGGAGAGGGCCTGGAAATCAGGGTAGTGCCATCACCATCCCTCTCGGAAACGAGACGGTTATGTTTTTCACTCAAACAACCGTATCCAATAGCTCTGACAGCAATGAGGGAGACATTAATCGAATCGACCAGCGCATCTGGTTTAGCGATGGCAGCCGCATGGTTAAGGTCGGACACATTTACTGGAACGACCACTTATCAAGCAGCCGTAGTTATCTTTTGTACTCCAACAATAGGCTCTTGTGTGCCTACGAGATGGGTGCAGAGAAGGCGTATGCTATCACCGTCAGGAGCCTGGTTGGTGAATTGGAAAATGCAAGATTTGCGCGAGAGACGTGGGCGAGACAGGATGCATATATCTCAGGTATATGCTCTTCAGCGAAGGAAAGCGCACCCTGTGCGAGCGGTGTTCCCGTAGATGGCCTTGTTGGGCTCCTTTCCAGCATGGTAAACGGGACTGCGTGGGTGGATGCTTATTTTTCTGTGAACGCTAACTTCGTTGGAGGTTTGGCCGGCCCTGCGGGTCTGACATTTGAAGGAACAGCACGCGGGGGTCGGTGGCCTGTTGGTGTGCAGGGGCAGAATCAACGATTTCACTTCGCCAACACTCATTTCACGCTGGTGCTGACACTGACAATTCATGAGCAAACTGCACCTAGAGCTCCAGTGCTTGTTACACGTCTTTACGAGAATGGGAGCTACATAGACTTGGAATTCTCATACACAGATGACAAGAGATGGCATATACAGTATGGTGCGGAATACGGCTCGACATCTGGGCAATGGGCGTTAAACCAAGAACACCAGTTAGCATTTGTGCTCCGTGGTGGTACTATCGCTGTGTATCTCGACGGGAAACGTATGCCAACGATGGCAAGGATGTTAGCAGGAAACGGTAATCTGCTCAACATCACCCATTTTTATATTGGTGGCTATGGCACGGTAAAGCAAAGCCCCAGAGACAGGTTAACCATACGAAACGCTATGCTGTACAACCGCCCATTGAAAAAGGCAGAGATCGACAAGTTGTTCGCAGCGAAAAGCGGGATAACCGCTGCAACAAAAGGCATAGAACCACTCACACCCAAGTGGAATCATAAAACCAAAGACCTTGAACCGCAGAGTGGTGATGGGCGCGCAGACCACGCGTTCCGTACCCCTTCATGGGCATTACCTTTGTTTGTTCTGCACTTATATTCCCTATTTATGTAAAACACGGAGCTGTCCCGGTGCAGTGTGACGAATTGGAGGGGCCGTGCACCACCTGGGGTAGCTTTTCTCAGTGCCCCTCCCCCTAACTCCCATTCATACACaggcatatattttttccaaaCATGAGCGAACGGTGCTTTCCACCACTGATTTTATgcaataaacaaaagcacaTATAtgcgtatacatatataaactCTTTTTAAATAACTGTCACGATTCATCTTTCCCCCCACTcccttgttttcccccttctgttACCTATATCACATTCGATCCGCAACATGTTAAGGGCGAATGTAATCAAATAGCGATGGCACGCTCATCTCAGaggaaagcacaaaatgCCGGTCTTGTCGCTTTTATTCCTCTTCCCCCGCCCCAGTTCTTTGCgttgaataaataaattatggGGTGAACATCAACGGCCACCATGAGCAACTGTGGAGGTGGGAAGAATGGTGGAGGCACCTCTTGGCGGTGCAACATTAGCCACGACCGTTGGCGCATACATTGAAAACCATTTGAACAGGAGACAGAGGAGCAATCCCTGGAGTAAAAACCGCTTTGTTTCgtattcttttttaaaaggagTGAGTAAACGTGTACGGCTGGAGGTGTGCCCCCACAGCAACGCACATTCTCGTAGGCAACGTACCGCCACAACTGCTCTAATGTTGGCCTGACGCCTACCGTGGAGCTGACGGAATCGGCCCAAAGATACAAATATTGCTCTACACAACGTTGATAACAAATTGGTTGACACATACAATGAACGTGAAATAGCGTATCTTATCCCTGCAGCCAAACTAAAAGGGAGTTAAGCACGAAAGAACGCTTTGCATTACCTCAACTTTTCACCGTATACACAAATAAGTATCACCAGAGGAAATATTACGAATACCAACTACTACAAAAGACAATCAAacaaagaaattcaaaacaCCACTAATGAAAAACACATAACCACCGCACcacatcaaagaaaaaataacaaaggcTCAAACAGCTAATATAAAGAAACATCATAATTCATAAGACGTCCATCAAAGAAACCAGTAATAGCACAATAAACTACATCCCTTCTTACCTTCTCCATTATGATAATAAATGTTTTGAGTACCTGTGTCTCACTAACCAATTTGTTGGGATATGTGATATGGCTGCTctcttccattattatttgtgttatccttttcatatttcttgtttattatcCTCGAGTGTATGTGTGATTATTTGATATCTTATGTAActcctttttctattgtcactgttgcatttcccctttactcacacgctcttccctctttcccgcatatgtgtgtatttgataAAGTcataaggaaacaacactgaCAATGAGCATGGACACCCGTATGGTGAATTTTGGTTTTACGCGTGCTGCTCTCCTGTGCGgtcttttattattgctaacTGCCGTGTGTCCGCTGCATgtgactgctgctgatggtgatgatggacGTGTGATTGTTAATGTTAAATCCTATTTTTCAATGGacaattttgcttttgctcatCGAGGCAATTACTTCGTAAGCTACAAAAATGCTGAAGCATATTGTGTCGACAATGGTGCTGTGCTTCCTGCCGATCAAACGGAGGCGGCACACCAAAGTTTGCAGAGCGCAATAAAGCGTGTAATTACGGgttcggatgctttcagctACCTTGGTGGAGATGCTGTGTACAGTAGTGGCGAAGCAATTGAAGCTGATAAGCGTTGTAAGCCTGGAGACATTGCATCTTCCCGCTATTGTGTGTATCGTTGGAATAAGGGATTGTTTGCAAAGGCTTTGCCTGATGGTCAGGGTGTGGCGTTCTGGCGTGGTTCATATATCAAATACGACGGTGCAGCCTCAATGAATGGTTACCCATCCTTTTGGGGTGGTGAATATCCCAAGCGTGGTCAGTTGTATACCCTTTCATGGTATCATACAGGAGATGATGTGACTACCTGGTATGATGGAAAAGATATGTCAGGACGCATAAAGTGGGCGAGTGATAATCCCGATACAAAAACTGAAAACTACGTTATCTTATGTGAAGTCCACGATTCTATCAGCACGacgacaaccacaacaactacAACTACGACAACAACTACCACTACAACTACAGCTGCACCTGCCTCAGGCGTAGTACCGGAACCAACTGTGAcaaaggatgaagaagttacTGTAACAACTGTGTCATTGGAAGAGAGAAGTAATTGGCACATTATTCTTATAGCTctaatttctgttgttgcccTCATTGTGTTGCTACTTCTCCTTTTACGTTGGTTCTGTGATTATAATGTTAAAAAGGAGATCATTCCCATGACGCTGcgtgaagttgttggagaGCCGTTGTTTGTCCTGGAGTCAACACCTTTCGCTCCCCCAGAGGgttttgctgctcctccctTAGCCCTGCAATATTATAACCAAATGAGAACCAGTGAATAATATTAGCGTCACATCGTGTATCACATGGGTGGTGGTTGAGTGATGTTTAGGATCAAGTGGAGTAATGAATACTGTACCGCTTTCATCCTACGTTACGGACCGTCACAATTTCTAGCTTCGTGtattgtttcacttcctattattactttCAGTAGTGCTCAATACTTCATTGTTTCAtataattattacttttatgtTCCTAATATTAACGGTCTCCTTGTACCATGTTGGCTCTGCGAGGGACTTCCGATGTGTGGCATCGCTTTCCTCCGACCACATCATTGTTCTTTTAGTGTGTGACCCATTGGACCATCTTTACTGTTTGATGTCCCattgtttcgttgttgttagtgttgattatttatttcgtgtGTGGGTGTCATGTTCAGTTCGCGTTATTTCATGTTTTACTTCCATGTATATGTGGGAGGCTTGTAGGTCCTCCCTGTTACGTGTGATGTATTGCTATACGTGTAACTTGCAGCActtaattattttaaaaacGTGTACGAGGCTGTGTTAAACGAGAGTTCCATAGTGTTCAGTGTTTGCGTTATAGTTGGTCCATTATGATAATAAATGTTTTGAGTACCTGTGTCTCACTAACCAATTTGTTGGGATATGTGATATGGCTGCTctcttccattattatttgtgttatccttttcatatttcttgtttattatcCTCGAGTGTATGTGTGATTATTTGATATCTTATGTAActcctttttctattgtcactgttgcatttcccctttactcacacgctcttccctctttcccgcatatgtgtgtatttgataAAGTCATAAGGAAGCAACGCTGACAATGAGCATGGACACCCGTATGGTGAATTTTGGTTTTACGCGTGCTGCTCTCCTGTGCGgtcttttattattgctaacCGCCGTGTGTCCGCTGCATgtgactgctgctgctgatgatAATGGACGCGTGATTGTTAATGTGAAGGAGTATTTCTCCATGCCTAATTATGCATTTATTCGAAGAAGAAAGTATATGGTTGATCAAGAAAGCACCAATCGTTACTGCGTGTATTTTGGTGCCGAAGTTGCTGCCGATCAAACGGAGGCGGCACACCAAAGTTTGCAGGATGCAATGAAGCGTGTAATTACGGgttcggatgctttcagctACCTTGGTGGAGATGCTGTGTACAGTAGTGGCGAAGCAATTGAAGCTGATAAGCGTTGTAAGCCTGGAGACATTGCATCTTCCCGCTATTGTGTGTATCGTTGGAATAAGGGATTGTTTGCAAAGGCTTTGCCTGATGGTCACGGGGTGGCGTTCTGGCATGGTTCATATGTCAAATACGGTGGTGCGGCCTCAATGAATGGTTACCCATCCTTTTGGGGTGGTGAATATCCCAAGCGTGGTCAGTTGTATACCCTTTCATGGTATCATACAGGAGATGATGTGACTACCTGGTATGATGCTGATGGGGTGTCAGGCACTATTCGTTGGACAAGTCGAAACTTTGACACGAAGTCTCAAGACTACGTTATTGTTTGTGAAGTTCAAAGATATGTTACTGTGGCAGCTGATAACTACACAACAACTACAACTACGACAACAACTACCACTACCACTACAGCCGCACCTGCCTCAGGCGAAGTACCGGAACCAACTGTGAcaaaggatgaagaagttacCGTGACAACTGTGTCATTGGAAGAGAGAAGTAATTGGCACATTATTCTCATAGCTctaatttctgttgtttcccttATTGTGTtgctacttttccttttacgttGGTTCTGTGATTATAATGTTAAAAAGGAGATCATTCCCATGACGCTGcgtgaagttgttggagaGCCGTTGTTTGTCCTGGAGTCAACACCTTTCGTTCCCCCAGAGGgttttgctgctcctccctTAGCCCTGCAATATTATAACCAAATGAGAACCAGTGAATAATATTAGCGTCACATCGTATATCACATGGGTGGTGGTTGAGTGATGTTTAGGATCAAGTGGAGTAATGAATACTGTACCGCTTTCATCCTACGTTACGGACCGTCACAATTTCTAGCTTCGTGtattgtttcacttcctattattactttCAGTAGTGCTCAATACTTCATTGTTTCAtataattattacttttatgtTCCTAATATTAACGGTCTCCTTGTACCATGTTGGCTCTGCGAGGGACTTCCGATGTGTGGCATCGCTTTCCTCCGACCACATCATTGTTCTTTTAGTGTGTGACCcattgaaccatctttactgtttgatgtcccattgtttcgttgttgttagtgttgattatttatttcgtgtGTGGGTGTCATGTTTAGTTCGCGTTATTTCATGTTTTACTTCCATGTATATGTGGGAGGCTTGTAGGTCCTCCCTGTTACGTGTGATGTATTGCTATACGTGTAACTTGCAGCACTTAATTATTTTAACAACCTATATGAGGTTACATTAAATGAGAGTTCCATAGTGTTCAATATCTGCGTTTTAGTTCATCCATTATGATAATAAATGTTTTGAGTACCTGTGTCTCACTAACCAATTTGTTGGGATATGTGATATGGCTGCTctcttccattattatttgtgttatccttttcatgtttcttgtttattatcCTCGAGTGTATGTGTGATTATTTGATATCTTGTGTAActcctttttctattgtcactgttgcatttcccctttactcacacgctcttccctctttcccgcatatgtgtgtatttgataAAGTcataaggaaacaacactgaCAATGAGCATGGACACCCGTATGGTGAATTTTGGTTTTACGCGTGCTGCTCTCCTGTGCGgtcttttattattgctaacTGCCGTGTGTCCGCTGCGTgtgactgctgctgatggtgatgatggacGCGTGATTGTTAATATCAATACTATAATTTCTATGGTCAATCGTGCATTTATTCGTGATGGGGAGTACTATGTAAGTTACTACAATGCTAACGCATATTGTGGCGACAATGGTGCTGTGCTTCCTGCCGATCAAACGGAGGCGGCACACCAAAGTTTGCAGGATGCTATGAAGCGTGTAATTACGGgttcggatgctttcagctACCTTGGTGGAGATGCTGTGTACAGTAGTGGCGGAGTAATTGAAGCTGATAAGCGTTGTAAGCCTGGAGACATTGCATCTTCCCGCTATTGTGTGTATCGTTGGAATAAGGGATTGTTTGCAAAGGCTTTGCCTGATGGTCACGGGGTGGCGTTCTGGCATGGTTCATATGTCAAATACGGTGGTGCGGCCTCAATGAATGGTTACCCATCCTTTTGGGGTAGTGAATATCCCAAGCGTGGTCAGTTGTATACCCTTTCATGGTATCATAAAGATTATGATGTGACTACCTGGTATGATGGAAAAGATATGTCAGGACGCATAAAGGGGACGAGTAAAAACCCTGCCACAAAAACTGAAAACTACGTTATCTTATGTGAAGTCCACGATTCTATCAGCACGacgacaaccacaacaactacCACTACAACTACAGCTGCACCTGCCTCAGGCGAAGTGCCGGAACCAACTGTGAcaaaggatgaagaagttacTGTAACAACTGTGTCATTGGAAGAGAGAAGTAATTGGCACATTATTCTCATAGCTctaatttctgttgttgcccTTATTGTGTtgctacttttccttttacgttGGTTCTGGGATTATAATGTTAAAAAGGAGATCATTCCCATGACGCTGcgtgaagttgttggagaGCCGTTGTTTGTCCTGGAGCCAACACCTTTCGTTCCCCCAGAGGgttttgctgctcctccctTAGCCCTGCAATATTATAACCAAATGAGAACCAGTGAATAATATTAGCGTCACATCGTGTATCACATGGGTGGTGGTTGAGTGATGTTTAGGATCAAGTGGAGTAATGAATACTGTACCGCTTTCATCCTACGTTACGGACCGTCACAATTTCTAGCTTCGTGtattgtttcacttcctattattactttCAGTAGTGCTCAATACTTCATTGTTTCAtataattattacttttatgtTCCTAATATTAACGGTCTCCTTGTACCATGTTGGCTCTGCGAGGGACTTCCGATGTGTGGCATCGCTTTCCTCCGACCACATCATTGTTCTTTTAGTGTGTGACCCATTGGACCATCTTTACTGTTTGATGTCCCattgtttcgttgttgttagtgttgattatttatttcgtgtGTGGGTGTCATGTTCAGTTCGCGTTATTTCATGTTTTACTTCCATGTATATGTGGGAGGCTTGTAGGTCCTCCCTGTTACGTGTGATGTATTGCTATACGTGTAACTTGCAGCActtaattattttaaaaacGTGTACGAGGCTGTGTTAAACGAGAGTTCCATAGTGTTCAGTGTTTGCGGTTTAGTTTGTTCACTATGATAATAAATGTTGTGTGTACCTGTGTCTCTAACCAATTTGTTGGGATATGTGATATGGCTGCTctcttccattattatttgtgttatccttttcatgtttcttgtttattatcCTCGAGTGTATGTGTGATTATTTGATATCTTGTGTAActcctttttctattgtcgctgttgcatttcccctttactcacacgctcttccctctttcccgcatatgtgtgtatttgataAAGTcataaggaaacaacactgaCAATGAGCATGGACACCCGTATGGTGAGTTTTGGTTTTACGCGTGCTGCTCTCCTGTGCGgtcttttattattgctaacTGCCGTGTGTCCGCTGCATGTgtctgctgctgatggtgatgatggacGTGTGATTGTTAATGTGAAGGAGTATTTCTCCATGCCTAATCGTGCATTTATTCGTGATGGGGAGTACCATGTAAGTTACTACAATGCTAACGCATATTGTGGCGACAATGGTGCTGTGCTTCCTGCCGATCAAACGGAGGCGGCACACCAAAGTTTGCAGGATGCAATGAAGCGTGTAATTACGGgttcggatgctttcagctACCTTGGTGGAGATGCTGTGTACAGTAGTGGCGGAGTAATTGAAGCTGATAAGCGTTGTAAGCCTGGAGACATTGCATCTTCCCGCTATTGTGTGTATCGTTGGAATAAGGGATTGTTTGCAAAGGCTTTGCCTGATGGCTGGGGGGTGGCGTTCTGGCATGGTTCATATGTCAAATACGGTGGTGCGGCCTCAATGAATGGTTACCCATCCTTTTGGGGTAGTGAATATCCCAAGCGTGGTCAGTTGTATACCCTTTCATGGTATCATAAAGATTATGATGTGACTACCTGGTATGATGGAAAAGATATGTCGGGACGCATAAAGTGGGCGAGTGATAATCCCGATACAAAAACTGAAAACTACGTTATCTTATGTGAAGTCCACGATTCTATCAGCACGacgacaaccacaacaactacAACTACAACTACCACTACAACTACAGCTGCACCTGCCTCAGGCGTAGTACCGGAACCAACTGTGAcaaaggatgaagaagttacTGTAACAACTGCGTCATTGGAAGAGAGAAGTAATTGGCACATTATTCTCATAGCTctaatttctgttgtttcccttattgtgttgctgcttttccttttacgttGGTTCTGTGATTATAATGTTAAAAAGGAGATCATTCCCATGACGCTGcgtgaagttgttggagaGCCGTTGTTTGTCCTGGAGCCAACACCTTTCGTTCCCCCAGAGGgttttgctgctcctccctTAGCCCTGCAATATTATAACCAAATGAGAACCAGTGAATAATATTAGCGTCACATCGTGTATCACATGGGTGGTGGTTGAGTGATGTTTAGGATCAAGTGGAGTAATGAATACTGTACCGCTTTCATCCTACGTTACGGACCGTCACAATTTCTAGCTTCGTGtattgtttcacttcctattattactttCAGTAGTGCTCAATACTTCATTGTTTCAtataattattacttttatgtTCCTAATATTAACGGTCTCCTTGTACCATGTTGGCTCTGCGAGGGACTTCCGATGTGTGGCATCGCTTTCCTCCGACCACATCATTGTTCTTTTAGTGTGTGACCCATTGGACCATCTTTACTGTTTGATGTCCCattgtttcgttgttgttagtgttgattatttatttcgtgtGTGGGTGTCATGTTCAGTTCGCGTTATTTCATGTTTTACTTCCATGTATATGTGGGAGGCTTGTAGGTCCTCCCTGTTACGTGTGATGTATTGCTATACGTGTAACTTGCAGCACTTAATTATTTTAACAACCTATATGAGGTTACATTAAATGAGAGTTCCATAGTGTTCAATATCTGCGTTTTAGTTCATCCATTATGATAATAAATGTTTTGAGTACCTGTGTCTCACTAACCAATTTGTTGGGATATGTGATATGGCTGCTctcttccattattatttgtgttatccttttcatgtttcttgtttattatcCTCGAGTGTATGTGTGATTATTTGATATCTTGTGTAActcctttttctattgtcgctgttgcatttcccctttactcacacgctcttccctctttcccgcatatgtgtgtatttgataAAGTcataaggaaacaacactgaCAATGAGCATGGACACCCGTATGGTGAGTTTTGGTTTTACGCGTGCTGCTCTCCTGTGCGgtcttttattattgctaacTGCCGTGTGTCCGCTGCATGTgtctgctgctgatggtgatgatggacGTGTGATTGTTAATGTGAAGGAGTATTTCTCCATGCCTAATCGTGCATTTATTCGTGATGGGGAGTACCATGTAAGTTACTACAATGCTAACGCATATTGTGGCGACAATGGTGCTGTGCTTCCTGCCGATCAAACGGAGGCGGCACACCAAAGTTTGCAGGATGCAATGAAGCGTGTAATTACGGgttcggatgctttcagctACCTTGGTGGAGATGCTGTGTACAGTAGTGGCGGGGCCATTGTGGCTAATAAGCGTTGTAAGCCTGGAGACATTGCATCTTCCCGCTATTGTGTGTATCGTTGGAATAAGGGATTGTTTGCAAAGGCTTTGCCTGATGGCTGGGGGGTGGCGTTCTGGCATGGTTCATATGTCAAATACGGTGGTGCGGCCTCAATGAATGGTTACCCATCCTTTTGGGGTAGTGAATATCCCAAGCGTGGTCAGTTGTATACCCTTTCATGGTATCATAAAGATTATGATGTGACTACCTGGTATGATGGAAAAGATATGTCGGGACGCATAAAGTGGGCGAGTGATAATCCCGATACAAAAACTGAAAACTACGTTATCTTATGTGAAGTCCACGATTCTATCAGCACGacgacaaccacaacaactacAACTACAACTACCACTACAACTACAGCTGCACCTGCCTCAGGCGTAGTACCGGAACCAACTGTGAcaaaggatgaagaagttacTGTAACAACTGCGTCATTGGAAGAGAGAAGTAATTGGCACATTATTCTCATAGCTctaatttctgttgtttcccttattgtgttgctgcttttccttttacgttGGTTCTGTGATTATAATGTTAAAAAGGAGATCATTCCCATGACGCTGcgtgaagttgttggagaGCCGTTGTTTGTCCTGGAGCCAACACCTTTCGTTCCCCCAGAGGgttttgctgctcctccctTAGCCCTGCAATATTATAACCAAATGAGAACCAGTGAATAATATTAGCGTCACATCGTGTATCACATGGGTGGTGGTTGAGTGATGTTTAGGATCAAGTGGAGTAATGAATACTGTACCGCTTTCATCCTACGTTACGGACCGTCACAATTTCTAGCTTCGTGtattgtttcacttcctattattactttCAGTAGTGCTCAATACTTCATTGTTTCAtataattattacttttatgtTCCTAATATTAACGGTCTCCTTGTACCATGTTGGCTCTGCGAGGGACTTCCGATGTGTGGCATCGCTTTCCTCCGACC
This is a stretch of genomic DNA from Trypanosoma brucei gambiense DAL972 chromosome 2, complete sequence. It encodes these proteins:
- a CDS encoding trans-sialidase, putative gives rise to the protein MRVVYRRFFPVLLVLLSLEHLCSRHACADEGEEGGVNHTVGGNLTGTHSYRSPSLLSIGDSLVTVSETWDPSDTEQYVDVITEYSAHYGAPAVTQVAVRNDTLDFHAVYKHKEDRESTMHPTAVAIDGMIFVLIFCKNIGASGNQTGDAVIMPHVAKGVVLPGGATGNVWVNWTQLMPIRSLLPKVIEGKRVSMFFGGGGNTIVMTKGTLVMPVQMVRTDDQRFATIIYSSNNGTSWTVAKGFTDSGCRESSVLIWKRKMLLVARSDDGYTKVFESDYMGDVWTESLGTISRVLGNSPDRRGPGNQGSAITIPLGNETVMFFTQTTVSNSSDSNEGDINRIDQRIWFSDGSRMVKVGHIYWNDHLSSSRSYLLYSNNRLLCAYEMGAEKAYAITVRSLVGELENARFARETWARQDAYISGICSSAKESAPCASGVPVDGLVGLLSSMVNGTAWVDAYFSVNANFVGGLAGPAGLTFEGTARGGRWPVGVQGQNQRFHFANTHFTLVLTLTIHEQTAPRAPVLVTRLYENGSYIDLEFSYTDDKRWHIQYGAEYGSTSGQWALNQEHQLAFVLRGGTIAVYLDGKRMPTMARMLAGNGNLLNITHFYIGGYGTVKQSPRDRLTIRNAMLYNRPLKKAEIDKLFAAKSGITAATKGIEPLTPKWNHKTKDLEPQSGDGRADHAFRTPSWALPLFVLHLYSLFM